TAGGTCCAGTATTTGGATTAACTGTTAGAGCAAGGGGCATTGGGAAAGATATCATGGCTTCATTTAAAGGGCTGATTGGTGGAGAAGTCAATCAGTATACAGAAATGCTTGAAGATGCTAGAAAACAAGCAATGGACCGTATGGTGAAAAACGCTACGGCAATGGGAGCAAACGCAATTATTATGATGCGCTTTGACTCTGGTGAGATTGGCCAGAATATGAGTGAAATTGTGGCTTATGGAACAGCTGTTATAGCAGAAAAGGCATAATTTATGAAATGGGTAATTGGCTTCTACGGGATTCAACTGCTAGTTGTGATTGTTCTAATCATTGGATCGTGGCTCATTTGGGACCGCCGCTTCAAATCAAAACATGGTCAACAAGTTCCTAAAGGGTTCGTCCGAACAAATGAGGTATCCATCGATCCCTCTACCAATAAAAGATTAGTAGTCTATTTCAACCCGGAAACCGGTGAACGCTTTTATAAAGAAGAATAAATCATTTATATAGGAGCCGTGGCATGATTTTACGAAAGCCAGACTCCTTTTCATTTGAATATTTTTGAAGGGAAAGAACAAGCATGCTGCATTTAAAATCAATTACAAAAGACAATTGGTGGGAGGCAATTTCACTCCGTGTACGCGAAGATCAGGTAAAGCTTGTAGCATCCAATGCTGTATCACTTGCGCAGTTAAACTTTCTTGAGAATTTCCATGCAAAAGGAATCTATCTTGGCGAGGAAATGATTGGCTTCACACTCTATGGAATTGACGAAGACGACCATGAGTACTGGATCTATCGCATGATGATTGATCAAAAGCATCAAGGAAAAGGCTATGCAGTAAAAGCGATTAAACTCGTGCTTGAAGATATTAAGAGTATGAAAGAAGATCGCCATCAAACGGTCACATTGTCTTATGTTCCGACGAATGAACACGCCAAACGCGTTTATGAAAAAGCTGGTTTCAACGAAGTTGATGGGTTAATTATTGGGGATGAACAGGTATCAAGGTTTATGTATTAACGTGAAAAAGCTGACAAGGGTTTAATCCCATGTCAGCTTTTTTCTAAGTTCAACGTAACTAGCAAACTTACGAGCTATTATTCCTAGATTCTTCATGAAGGGCAAAAACTGCTCGAAAATCAGTAAATGTCCCTCATCAATGCTTATATTATTTTTCCATACGAGCATTTTCCAATGCAACTACCTTATGTCAAATCTGCTGAAATATTACTCTTACTTAATCTCTGTTTTTTTACCTTACGGAAATGGAACAGTTCGTAGAAGGTTGGAATGACAATCAGCGTCAGTAATGTTGATACAATCAGTCCAAAAATAACTACGACAGCAAGTCCTTTGGAGACCAGATTCATGCTCATGGCTGATTCGTGCGCAAATAATAATGGAACCATGGCAAACACTGTGGCAAGTGCCGTCATCAAGATTGGACGCAATCTCACACTTCCTGCCTCCATAATTGCTTCTCTGATGGTCATGTGTTCTTCGTTATGACGGATACGGTCAACAAGAACGATTGCATTGGTCACGACGATTCCCACGAGCATCAGCATACCGATTCCTGATGAAATATCAATGCTTGATTTTGTGACCACTAATCCTAAAAGAGATCCGATGGCCGCAAGCGGTAGGGATAATAAAATCGCAAAGCTTGCACGGAATGATTTTAATGTGACAAGTAGGATCATAAACACAATACCAATCGAGAACATCGCAAGCTTCGCAAGTTCTTGTAAATCATCCGAAGACTGCATAGAAGAACCGGTTATTTCAGCGCTTGTTCCATTGCCGAATGTGTTGTCTTTTTTCCAAGCGGCTAGTTGCTTATTGATTTCTCCTGCGACATCCACCATTTTCTTTGGATTGACAACAGCATTTAACTGAAGATAATGATCTCCATCTTTTGAATAAATGGTACCAGGCTGGGGCGATTCCTCAATCTTAGCGATGCTGGACAATGCTACTGGCCCATTCTGTGTCATGATTTGAAGATTTTTCAAATCGTCAGCTGTTTTAATTTCTTCTAGTGCCCCAAGTTTGATCATAGTGGTTCGACCCTCGATTTTTACACTTCCAATCACTGCCGGTTCTAACATACCATGAAGAGTTTGGGCGATTTCCTGTGCGTTTGAGACAGTCGGATCCACTGTAATATTTACAGTCGGTTTCTTATTTTCATCATTCGTTTCTACTTTTTGAACGCCATCGATGTTGGCGAATTTTTTCTTAATTTTATCTGCTGCTTTTTTAATATCAGCTTCATTTTTTCCAATGACATCTACAGATACGGTGGTTTTATTCTCACCCATGAGTCCAGCTGTATTTGCTGTTAACTCCGCCCCTTGGAATTGGTCTTTTTCTTTCCTTAGGTTCTGAACGATTTTAGCGGAATCCGCCCCTTCTTTCAAAAAGACCATGAACTGGACTTGGTTCCCATCCTGAAGTTCACCAAACTGAGCAGCGTCGGCATTGTTTCCGACTTGGACAATGTTGTTTTTGACACCTTCTTCTTTTGAAAGAAGATCTTCCATTTTGGTTAATCCGTTTTTGATTTCCTCAAATGGGGTTCCATTTTTATAACGTAATAGAACGGAAAGATAGGCACTGTCCTTTTGGTCCACCGAACCTTTTGGCATGGATACAAATAGTCCTATTGCTCCAATGACAACCACAACGGATAAGACAATTGGAAGCCACTTATGATTGAGTGACCAGCGAAGAACGGATGGATAAAATGAACCATTTTTGTGTTCCTTGACCTTCACTTTTTTCATCATTCGTCGGCTGAGCAGCGGAACGACGGTTAGTGAAACGATCAAGGAGGAAATCAATGAACATGTGATTGTAATAGCAAATGGTGCGATTAAGTCTTTTAAACTACCAGAAGCAAGTAACATTGGAAGGAATACCGCTACCGTAGTAAGCGTCGATGATGTAATCGCCGCTGCTACTTCTTTTACCGCATCCACAATAAAGGTCGGTGTAAGCTCGTTCCCTTTCTTTCTCCGGTAAATATTCTCTACCACCACGATACTATCATCCACGAGACGTCCGACCGATACCGCGATTCCGCCTAAGGTCAGAATGTTGAGCGTGACTCCAAAGAATGATAGCAAAATCATGGTAATGCATAGGGAAAGCGGGATACTGACAATGGTAATAAGGGTCATACGGAAGCTCTTCAGGAACAACCAGATAATCAAGGTCGCAAATAATGCTCCAGTCAGTACTTCTCTTGTCATGGAATTAATCGAATTAAGGACGGTATCCGCTAAATTAATGAATATTGTAGCGTTCAGCGTTCCTTTATAATCTTTGTTCATTTCCTTTGCGGTATCTGCAACCTGCTTCCCCATCGTTACTGCGTTACTAGTGGAATCTTTTTGTACAATGACTTCAATGAACGGCTTTCCGTTCATATGTGTGATGCTCGTTGTATCTTTCTCCATTGTTACGTTGGCCACATCTTTCAATTTTGTGCCAGCGTTCAACTGAAGGTTTTGGATATCATCCAGGCTCTCTATTTTTCCTGTCACGATGATGCTTGTTGCCTCGTTATTCAAGTTTTGCTCCCCAACAGCGACGGATGCATTTTTTCCTTGAAGGAGGGTATAGAGTTTTTCAAGAGAGATTTGTGCTGCGGCAAGTTTTGCCGGGTCCACCTTAATCATGACCTGCTGGTTTTTTCCTCCGTAGGTCATGACATTTCCAACACCCTTGATGTCTTTTAGCTTTGGAAGGATCTCGTTATCTATCAGATTTAATTCATTGTTGCCGATTTCCTTATCAAAGGTAAATCCTAAGTAGACGACCGGGATCTGAGATGTATTCAGCAGCACCACATACGGTTTCATGACCCCATTTGGCAGAGGGACCATTGAGATGCTTTCCTGGATTTGCTGCTTGGCTTCCTTCAGATTCGTGTCGGATTCAAACGTCACCGTCATCTGGGAAAAGTTATTACCTGTTTCTGCAACTACATTTCGTTTCCCCTTGATGCCGGTTAGTGCCTTTTCAATAGGCTGAGTGACCTGTTCGTCCATACTGATGGCGTCCATCCCGTTACCTACTACTGAAATGGTAACAAACGGCTGGTCTGCTGACGGCATGAGCTCCATCGGGATATTGGTATAGCTGAATATCCCAAACATAATAGAGGCAATAACGGAAAAAACAACAGCCGCTCTATTCCGCAAAGCCCATTTAGTGAACCATGTCATAAAGAACCTCCAAAAATAAAAATTTATCAAACTAGGAAAATTATACTATGTATTACAATAATTAACATTAATATTTTTGTAAATTTTTAGGGACAGTCCCCCGGCGCTTTAGCGCGACGGGGGACTGTCCCCTTCATTTGTTTTATGGTATGATAGTGAAATTGTTTGCCTATCCCATCATATTATTTCATTCATCATAGAAAAGAGGTCATTATGCAAGACACGGTATTATCTAAGAAACATTGGTTTCTTATTTTTACACTAACGTTATTAACATTTGTTCTTGGGACAAGCGAGTTTGTGATTGTCGGAATCTTAACGGATATATCATCCAATCTTCATATCACCAATGCAAAGGCCGGTACACTCGTTTCCGCATTTGCGATAACATTTGCTATTGCCACACCGATTGTAATGTCAGCCACTAGCCATTTTCCAAAACGGAAATGGATATTGTCTTTAATCGGGGCGTTTATTATCCTAAATGCTCTGAGCATAATATCAACGAGCTACCTTATGCTCCTTGTAATTCGAATGGTGACAGCAATTGTAACAGGAGTATTAATTTCACTGGCTATGATTGTTGCAAGTGAAACAATACCTGTTGCCAAACGCAGCATTGCCATCTCCTTCGTTTTCGGTGGATTTACGCTTGCCAACGTTGTTGGTGTGCCGATTGGAACGGTACTTGCGGAATGGTATGACTGGCATGCCACTTTTGTATTAACAACAGTTCTTGGTGGAGTAGCCTTTGTGGCTTCTTTTATCAACTTACCAAATAAGCTTAGCCAATATCGCAGTTCGATGCGTGATCAATTTTCATTATTGACCCATCCACGAATTTTAATGGCTTTCTTTATCCCCTCTCTTGGGTTTGGAGGAACGTACGCAGTATTTACGTATCTCGTACCGATTCTAAAGCAAATGGATGCACCAAGCAGTTCCATCAGCTTGATCTTGTTCGGTTACGGATTTATTTCGATTTTTAGCAATATCCTTGCAGGAAAAATTGCCAGTCATAATCCGATCGGCCGACTGCGGTTTGTTTTTCTAGTACAAGCATTTGTTTTGATTGCTCTCTATTGGACAACAGATAGCTTTATCTTTGGATTGATCAACATCGGCTTCATGTCATTGATGGCCATCCTTTTAACCACATCAACCCAGCTTTATTTGATTGACCTTGCGGGAATTTATCAGCCAAAAGCGACAGGACTTGCTGCTTCCTTGATGCCAGTGGCCAGCAATGTTGGGATTGCCTTGGGGTCAGCCTTAGGAGGATTGGTTTACCATCAAGGACCATTGATGAATGTAACATGGGTTGGTGGGATCGTGGCGATTTTCGCCAGTCTTCTCACTTTCTTAAGTCATCGGTTAGATCAGCAACATAAGAAACTAGCATAAAAAACATAGAGGCAATAGGACACTTAACAAAGGGTTCTATTGCCTCCTTCCATGTAATATTTAAGTCCTTCGCATATAGGCACGTACCGTAATTGGTGCAAAAATCCCCACTATTATGGCAGCTCCAATAAGAGAAATAGAAAAATCCCACCCAACGTTTCCATTGTTAACCAGTTCACGGACGGCAGTGATTAGATGTGAAAGCGGGTTAACCTTTACAACCCACTGGAGCCAGTCAGGCATAGTATTGACCGGAACAAAGGCATTGGAAAGAAACGTGAGCGGAAATAGCACAAGCATCGATATCCCCTGAACACTTGAAGCTGTACGTGCAATCACACCGAAAAATGCAAAGATCCAGCTCATTGCCCACGAACAGACGATGACAAGAACTGCTGCAATGGCCACATTACCGAGTCCTCCGTCTGGCCGGTAGCCCATGATGTACCCCATAGTAAACGTAAGAACGGTCGCAATCGTATACCGTATCGTATCAGCCATAAGTGCTCCCGCCAAAGGAGAAATCCTTGCGATTGGAAGCGATTTGAATCGGTCGAATACACCCTTATCCATATCCTCACGTAACTGGACTCCTGTGACAATGGAAGTCGTAATCACCGTTTGAACAAGGATACCCGGTATAATGACTGGCAAATAGTTCTTGACGTCTCCCGAAATGGCACCACCGAAGATATAAGTAAACATAAGAGTAAAGATAATCGGCTGGAGCGTAACATCGAATAATTGCTCAGGTGTTCGTCGAATCTTTAGCACACCTCGATAAGCCATAGTCAAAGAATTTCTCACCGACTGCCGAAAACTCGTATGGTTTTTCAGCCGGCGTTCGGTAATGGGATTCATTGATGTAGTACTTTTCATCCTCTAACCTCCTCTAATTTATCAGGTGTGCTAGTGCCAGATGCCATTTCCTTCGCTCCATGACCTGTGATCGTCAAGAAAACCTCATCAAGGGTCGGTTTTTGTACACTCAACTCTGCCAGATGGATTCCTCTTTCGCGAAGAGTAATTAATAAATCAGTAACCTTATCGGCATCTGCCAGCGGGGCAATAATTTTCCCGCCTTCAGAAGACACATTAGACTTCGCCTTTAGTACTTGTTCAACAGTATGACGAGCAGTTTCAATATCGAGTGGATGTAGGAGCCTCAAGTGCAAAGATGAGCTGCCCACAGATCCTTTTAGTTCATCAACAGTACCTTCCGCAACGACAATCCCTCGATCGATGACCGCAATCCTATCAGCAAGCTCATCTGCTTCCTGTAAGTATTGCGTTGTTAATAATACCGTTGACCCAGTATTCACTAATCTGCGGATGGTCTCCCACATTTGATTTCGCGTGCGAGGGTCAAGCCCTGTGGTTGGCTCATCTAAAAAAATGAGCGGTGGCTGGGCAATAAGACTTGCTGCTAGATCAAGTCTGCGCCGCATACCGCCTGAAAAATTTTTCAACGGGCGCCGTGCTGCTTCTGTCAACCCAAACTCCTCCAATAACTCTGCTGCCTTTCTTTTTGATTCGGCACGCCCCAACCCAAGGAGCCTGGAGAAAATGACTAGATTCTCGGTCGCGCTTAGTGATTCATCAACTGAAGCATACTGACCAGTGACACCAATCAACTGGCGCACGATCTGTGATTCCTTCACCACATCATGCCCAAAGATGCAGGCAGAACCTGCATCTGGTCGCAGTAAGGTAGCCAACATTCTAATGGTGGTAGTCTTGCCTGCCCCATTCGGTCCTAGCAAGCCGTAAATAGTACCAGCGCGGACGTTCAAATTTACTCCATCCACTGCGCAATTTTCACCAAAA
The window above is part of the Bacillus sp. SORGH_AS_0510 genome. Proteins encoded here:
- a CDS encoding YbjQ family protein — protein: MIIVTTENIANHKVTEVLGPVFGLTVRARGIGKDIMASFKGLIGGEVNQYTEMLEDARKQAMDRMVKNATAMGANAIIMMRFDSGEIGQNMSEIVAYGTAVIAEKA
- a CDS encoding GNAT family N-acetyltransferase, giving the protein MLHLKSITKDNWWEAISLRVREDQVKLVASNAVSLAQLNFLENFHAKGIYLGEEMIGFTLYGIDEDDHEYWIYRMMIDQKHQGKGYAVKAIKLVLEDIKSMKEDRHQTVTLSYVPTNEHAKRVYEKAGFNEVDGLIIGDEQVSRFMY
- a CDS encoding efflux RND transporter permease subunit, which codes for MTWFTKWALRNRAAVVFSVIASIMFGIFSYTNIPMELMPSADQPFVTISVVGNGMDAISMDEQVTQPIEKALTGIKGKRNVVAETGNNFSQMTVTFESDTNLKEAKQQIQESISMVPLPNGVMKPYVVLLNTSQIPVVYLGFTFDKEIGNNELNLIDNEILPKLKDIKGVGNVMTYGGKNQQVMIKVDPAKLAAAQISLEKLYTLLQGKNASVAVGEQNLNNEATSIIVTGKIESLDDIQNLQLNAGTKLKDVANVTMEKDTTSITHMNGKPFIEVIVQKDSTSNAVTMGKQVADTAKEMNKDYKGTLNATIFINLADTVLNSINSMTREVLTGALFATLIIWLFLKSFRMTLITIVSIPLSLCITMILLSFFGVTLNILTLGGIAVSVGRLVDDSIVVVENIYRRKKGNELTPTFIVDAVKEVAAAITSSTLTTVAVFLPMLLASGSLKDLIAPFAITITCSLISSLIVSLTVVPLLSRRMMKKVKVKEHKNGSFYPSVLRWSLNHKWLPIVLSVVVVIGAIGLFVSMPKGSVDQKDSAYLSVLLRYKNGTPFEEIKNGLTKMEDLLSKEEGVKNNIVQVGNNADAAQFGELQDGNQVQFMVFLKEGADSAKIVQNLRKEKDQFQGAELTANTAGLMGENKTTVSVDVIGKNEADIKKAADKIKKKFANIDGVQKVETNDENKKPTVNITVDPTVSNAQEIAQTLHGMLEPAVIGSVKIEGRTTMIKLGALEEIKTADDLKNLQIMTQNGPVALSSIAKIEESPQPGTIYSKDGDHYLQLNAVVNPKKMVDVAGEINKQLAAWKKDNTFGNGTSAEITGSSMQSSDDLQELAKLAMFSIGIVFMILLVTLKSFRASFAILLSLPLAAIGSLLGLVVTKSSIDISSGIGMLMLVGIVVTNAIVLVDRIRHNEEHMTIREAIMEAGSVRLRPILMTALATVFAMVPLLFAHESAMSMNLVSKGLAVVVIFGLIVSTLLTLIVIPTFYELFHFRKVKKQRLSKSNISADLT
- a CDS encoding MFS transporter, which encodes MQDTVLSKKHWFLIFTLTLLTFVLGTSEFVIVGILTDISSNLHITNAKAGTLVSAFAITFAIATPIVMSATSHFPKRKWILSLIGAFIILNALSIISTSYLMLLVIRMVTAIVTGVLISLAMIVASETIPVAKRSIAISFVFGGFTLANVVGVPIGTVLAEWYDWHATFVLTTVLGGVAFVASFINLPNKLSQYRSSMRDQFSLLTHPRILMAFFIPSLGFGGTYAVFTYLVPILKQMDAPSSSISLILFGYGFISIFSNILAGKIASHNPIGRLRFVFLVQAFVLIALYWTTDSFIFGLINIGFMSLMAILLTTSTQLYLIDLAGIYQPKATGLAASLMPVASNVGIALGSALGGLVYHQGPLMNVTWVGGIVAIFASLLTFLSHRLDQQHKKLA
- a CDS encoding ABC transporter permease; the encoded protein is MKSTTSMNPITERRLKNHTSFRQSVRNSLTMAYRGVLKIRRTPEQLFDVTLQPIIFTLMFTYIFGGAISGDVKNYLPVIIPGILVQTVITTSIVTGVQLREDMDKGVFDRFKSLPIARISPLAGALMADTIRYTIATVLTFTMGYIMGYRPDGGLGNVAIAAVLVIVCSWAMSWIFAFFGVIARTASSVQGISMLVLFPLTFLSNAFVPVNTMPDWLQWVVKVNPLSHLITAVRELVNNGNVGWDFSISLIGAAIIVGIFAPITVRAYMRRT
- a CDS encoding ATP-binding cassette domain-containing protein, whose translation is MEQIQRISPNNGDWAVEANGLIKNFGENCAVDGVNLNVRAGTIYGLLGPNGAGKTTTIRMLATLLRPDAGSACIFGHDVVKESQIVRQLIGVTGQYASVDESLSATENLVIFSRLLGLGRAESKRKAAELLEEFGLTEAARRPLKNFSGGMRRRLDLAASLIAQPPLIFLDEPTTGLDPRTRNQMWETIRRLVNTGSTVLLTTQYLQEADELADRIAVIDRGIVVAEGTVDELKGSVGSSSLHLRLLHPLDIETARHTVEQVLKAKSNVSSEGGKIIAPLADADKVTDLLITLRERGIHLAELSVQKPTLDEVFLTITGHGAKEMASGTSTPDKLEEVRG